The Corythoichthys intestinalis isolate RoL2023-P3 chromosome 1, ASM3026506v1, whole genome shotgun sequence genome has a segment encoding these proteins:
- the LOC130916049 gene encoding F-box/LRR-repeat protein 3-like, producing MKRGLQGTKQEDGGGTSSGSLKRSSKQRRETDLDERVVHWEHLPQEVLLYIFQYLPLLDRAYASQVCRGWNHAFHMPDLWRCFEFELNQPASSYLKATHPDLIKQIIKRHANHLQYVSFKVDSSRESAEAACDILSQLVNCSLKTLGLISTARPSFMELPKSHFISALTVVFVNSKSLSSLKIDDTPVDDPSLKVLVANNSDTLKLLKMSSCPHVSPAGILCVADQCHGLRELALNYHLLSDELLIALSSEKHVHLEHLRIDVVSENPGQQFHTIKKSSWDAMVRHSPKFNLVMYFFLYEDEFGPFFRDELPVTHLYFGRSVSKDVLGRVGLTCPRLVELVVCANGLRPLDEELIRIAQRCTQLSAIGLGECEVSCSAFVEFVKMCGDRLTQLSIMEEVLVPDHRYGLDDIHWEVSKHLGRVWFPDMMPTW from the exons ATGAAACGTGGTCTCCAGGGAACTAAGCAGGAGGATGGGGGAGGCACCAGCAGTGGATCTCTCAAGCGGTCTAGCAAGCAGAGGAGGGAAACCGATCTTGATGAAAGAGTGGTCCACTGGGAACATCTGCCCCAAGAGGTCCTTCTCTACATCTTCCAGTACCTGCCTCTGCTGGATAGAGCTTATGCTTCTCAG GTCTGCAGGGGCTGGAACCATGCCTTTCACATGCCGGATCTGTGGCGATGCTTTGAGTTTGAGTTGAACCAGCCAGCTAGCTCCTACCTGAAAGCCACACACCCTGACCTCATTAAACAAATCATCAAAAGACACGCCAACCACTTGCAGTATGTCAGCTTCAAG GTGGATAGCAGCAGAGAGTCAGCAGAAGCGGCATGTGACATCCTCTCTCAGCTTGTTAACTGTTCTCTGAAAACACTTGGCCTCATCTCCACAGCTCGGCCCAGCTTCATGGAGCTGCCTAAG TCTCACTTCATATCAGCGTTGACGGTGGTTTTTGTGAACTCCAAATCATTGTCCTCCCTGAAGATTGATGACACGCCTGTAGACGACCCCTCCCTCAAAGTCCTTGTGGCCAATAACAGTGACACGCTGAAACTGCTGAAAATGAGCAGTTGTCCTCATGTGTCACCTGCAG GCATCCTGTGTGTGGCAGACCAGTGCCATGGTCTGAGAGAATTGGCTCTAAACTACCATTTGCTGAGTGATGAACTCCTCATCGCACTCTCGTCAGAAAAGCATGTGCACCTGGAGCACCTGCGCATCGACGTGGTGAGTGAAAATCCAGGCCAGCAGTTCCATACAATCAAGAAAAGCAGCTGGGATGCCATGGTGCGTCACTCCCCAAAATTCAATCTGGTCATGTACTTCTTCCTTTACGAGGATGAGTTTGGCCCCTTCTTTCGTGATGAACTCCCTGTCACGCATCTGTATTTTGGCCGCTCGGTCAGCAAAGACGTGCTTGGCCGTGTTGGGCTCACCTGCCCTCGGCTCGTTGAGTTGGTGGTCTGCGCTAACGGGTTACGGCCACTAGATGAGGAGCTAATCCGCATAGCGCAGCGCTGCACACAACTGTCAGCCATCGGCTTGGGAGAGTGTGAAGTGTCTTGCAGCGCCTTTGTGGAGTTTGTCAAAATGTGTGGAGACAGACTGACCCAATTATCAATCATGGAGGAAGTCCTGGTTCCAGATCACCGCTATGGGCTGGACGACATCCACTGGGAGGTGTCGAAGCATCTTGGCCGCGTCTGGTTCCCTGACATGATGCCTACCTGGTAA